A segment of the Georgenia sp. M64 genome:
CGGGTATCGTGCGGCACGAGAACGGCTTCCGGGCAGGTGCGGGTTGCGTCCGCCCGGGAGGGACGGCTCCGCCGGGGTGGCACGGTGGCGGGCGCCGTCGACGGACAGAGCGCGGGGGTGCTGGATGGCGAACGGACCCGACTTCTCAGGTGCCCAGGATCCCGGCCCGTTCTACCACGGCACGAAGGCCGACCTGGAGCCGGGGGACGTGCTGGAGCCCGGCTACAGCTCCAACTACGGCGGTCGACGACGGTCGAGCTTCATCTACCTGACCGCGACCCTCGATGCGGCCACCTGGGGAGCGGAGCTCGCGGTGGGCGAGGGGAGGGGCAGGATCTACCGTGTGGTGCCCACCGGCCCGATCGAGGACGACCCCAACCTGACGGACAAGAGGTTCCCCGGGAACCCGACGCGGTCGTACCGCACCCGGCAGCCGCTGCGCGTGGTCGGCGAGGTCACGGACTGGGCCGGGCATGCGCCCGAGGTCCTCCAGCGCATGCGGGAGCACCTGGAGGAGCTGGAGCGGCTCGGGGTCGAGGCGATCGACTGAGCGGCCCGACACGCCGAGCGTGGTCCGTGCTGGAGGGTGGGGTGATCCGTATCGTCGATGGCCGGTGCTCATGGGGGAGCGCCACACCGAGTAGGCGACGGGGCCGGGCGCAGACCGGCACCACGACGGAGGCGGGCGGACATGACAACGACCACCACCGAACAGGCGGCGCTCACCTATGCCGAGGCCGCGTACCTGATGTGGCTGGAGTGGGAGGAGCGGCGCCAGCGCGACGGTGCGCCGCCGATGATGCCGTGGGACAGGATGTCGGAGCCCTTCCGACGACTGCTGGTCCTCGGGCGCTACGGCAACCGGGTGTCCGACTGACGTCAGGTCCGGGTCTCCGGTCGCCCCGGTCCGAGCTCGACACGCCGGTGCGTCGGCAGGCGCAGGCAAGAGCGGCAGGTCCGACCGCCCAACTGCCGGCGCTGCGGGCGGGTCAGGCATATTCTCCCCGTCCATGGACATGCTGAGGGGCGACCAGATCGCCGAGGCCGGGCTGAGCGACTGGCGCAAGCTCGCGCAGGGCCTGCACGCCCGCTACCTGGTCGACGACTTCGGCACCAGCGCCCGGTTCGTCGCCGCGGTGAGCGAGGCGGGGGACGCGCTCGCACACCACCCGAGCGTCTCGATCGGCAGAGGCTACGTCGACCTCAGGCTGATCAGCGCCGACGCCGTCTACCGTGACGGCGAGGGCACCGAGCACCTCGTCGAGTGGGTGACCCAGCGAGACGTCGACCTCGCGCGCCGGATCACCGAGATCGCTGCCGACCAGAGGATCGCTGCCGACCCGGCCTCGGTCAGCCACATCGAGCTCGGCCTCGACACGGCGCGCTCCGCGACCATCGCCCCGGTGTGGGCCGCCCTGCTGACCGGCAGCGCCGAGGCCCAGGGCCGCGGGTCTCCCAGCGACGAGATCCGCGACGCCACGGGACGGGTCCCGAACCTGTGGTTCGGGGACGCGGACGAGCACGAGACGCCACGGCAGCGGTTCCACCTCGAGGTCTATGTGGCGCCCGAGGTGGCCGAGCGACGGATCTCCGCCGCCGTCGCCGCGGGCGGGACCGTCGTCGACGACAGCAACGCGCCCTCGCTCACCGTGATCGCCGACCAGGACGGCAACACGGGAGTCGTGTGCGTCGACGTCTCGGCCGCGACGAGGGCCTGAGGAGGCCACCGTCCCGTCGTCACCGACCGGGAAGTGGGTCGCTGACGGGGAAGTGGGGCGGTCTGCGGGCATCGGTGCATCTGAGACCCGGCACCAATCCGCTATCTGACATAACGTCCATTATCGGATGTCGGTGACCGAGCGACAGAGGGCACTGCTGGGGTCCGCACGAGGTTGGGTCGATAGCATCGGCCGGATGACCGCACCGACGCTGTACATCCACCTCCCGGGCACCGCACGTGAGGCGCTGACCTTCTACGGGGACGTCTTCGGCTGCGACGTCCGGCTCCACACCTTCGAGGAGTTCGGCAGGACCGACGGTCCGGCCGACGCCGTCGCGCACGGCTACCTCGCGGACGGGCCGGTCGTCCTCTTCGCCGCTGACGCCGCCGGCGACCAGCCCCCGCTGAGGTGTGACGGGATGATGCTGTCCCTGCTCGGGACCTCGTCCCCGTCGGTCCTGCGCAGCTGGTTCTCCAGGCTCGCGGCGGGCGG
Coding sequences within it:
- a CDS encoding VOC family protein — translated: MTAPTLYIHLPGTAREALTFYGDVFGCDVRLHTFEEFGRTDGPADAVAHGYLADGPVVLFAADAAGDQPPLRCDGMMLSLLGTSSPSVLRSWFSRLAAGGRVVDDLQPRPWGATDGQVVDRYGLHWLVGFEGDDDRHAQGEPDE
- the arr gene encoding NAD(+)--rifampin ADP-ribosyltransferase, translated to MANGPDFSGAQDPGPFYHGTKADLEPGDVLEPGYSSNYGGRRRSSFIYLTATLDAATWGAELAVGEGRGRIYRVVPTGPIEDDPNLTDKRFPGNPTRSYRTRQPLRVVGEVTDWAGHAPEVLQRMREHLEELERLGVEAID
- a CDS encoding VOC family protein, with protein sequence MDMLRGDQIAEAGLSDWRKLAQGLHARYLVDDFGTSARFVAAVSEAGDALAHHPSVSIGRGYVDLRLISADAVYRDGEGTEHLVEWVTQRDVDLARRITEIAADQRIAADPASVSHIELGLDTARSATIAPVWAALLTGSAEAQGRGSPSDEIRDATGRVPNLWFGDADEHETPRQRFHLEVYVAPEVAERRISAAVAAGGTVVDDSNAPSLTVIADQDGNTGVVCVDVSAATRA